Proteins encoded in a region of the Sphingomonas japonica genome:
- the bchY gene encoding chlorophyllide a reductase subunit Y produces MTQSDAFATPPRERDRIAPAEGGCASGETLRAAAVEAGKSDVLDRYAADYPKGPHDQPQSMCPAFGSLRVGLRMRRTATVLSGSACCVYGLTFTSHFYGARRSVGYVPFSSETLVTGKLFEDIRDAVHQLADPALYDTIVVTNLCVPTASGVPLQLLPDSINGVRVIGIDVPGFGVPTHAEAKDVLAGAMLAYARKEAEIGPVAAPRERSDRPTVTLLGEMFPADPPGIGQMLEPLGLAAGPVVPTREWRELYAALDCAVVAAIHPFYTASVREFEAAGRSVVGSAPVGVDGTAAWLDAIGSACGIARDKVDAAKDRFLPAIAAALAAKPIAGRITVSGYEGSELLVARLLIESGADVPYVGTACPRTRWSDPDREWLEAKGVRVQFRASLERDIAALHEFGPDLAIGTTPVVQHAKARSIPALYFTNLISARPLMGPAGAGSLAMVVNAAMANRDRFARMTEFFEGVGAGPSAGLWTETPVERPDFKAKYAARRIAAAKAVEAVGS; encoded by the coding sequence ATGACGCAGTCTGACGCCTTTGCCACGCCACCGCGCGAGCGCGATCGGATCGCGCCTGCCGAGGGAGGCTGCGCCAGCGGCGAGACATTGCGCGCGGCGGCGGTCGAGGCCGGGAAATCGGATGTCCTCGACCGGTACGCCGCGGATTACCCCAAAGGCCCGCACGACCAGCCACAGTCGATGTGCCCCGCCTTCGGATCGCTGCGCGTGGGACTGCGCATGCGGCGTACCGCGACGGTGCTGTCGGGGTCGGCGTGCTGCGTCTATGGCCTGACCTTCACCAGCCATTTCTACGGCGCGCGGCGCAGCGTCGGCTATGTGCCGTTCAGTTCGGAGACTTTGGTCACCGGCAAGCTGTTCGAGGACATTCGCGACGCGGTGCACCAGCTCGCCGATCCGGCGCTGTACGACACGATCGTCGTGACCAATCTGTGCGTGCCGACCGCGAGCGGCGTGCCGCTGCAATTGCTGCCCGACAGCATCAACGGCGTGCGGGTGATCGGCATCGACGTTCCCGGATTCGGCGTGCCGACGCATGCCGAGGCAAAGGACGTGTTGGCCGGCGCGATGCTGGCCTATGCCCGCAAGGAAGCCGAGATCGGCCCGGTCGCCGCGCCGCGCGAGCGGTCCGATCGCCCGACGGTGACGCTCCTGGGCGAAATGTTTCCTGCAGACCCCCCGGGTATCGGGCAGATGCTCGAGCCGCTGGGCCTCGCCGCAGGGCCGGTCGTGCCGACGCGCGAATGGCGCGAGCTGTACGCTGCGCTCGACTGCGCCGTCGTCGCGGCGATCCATCCCTTCTACACCGCCAGCGTCCGCGAGTTCGAAGCGGCCGGGCGCAGCGTCGTCGGGTCCGCGCCGGTCGGCGTCGACGGCACCGCGGCATGGCTCGACGCGATCGGCTCCGCCTGCGGGATCGCCCGGGACAAGGTGGATGCGGCGAAGGATCGCTTCCTTCCGGCCATCGCCGCGGCACTGGCGGCCAAGCCGATTGCGGGGCGGATCACCGTGTCGGGCTATGAAGGATCCGAGCTGCTCGTCGCGCGGCTGCTGATCGAGAGCGGGGCGGACGTGCCCTATGTCGGCACCGCCTGCCCCCGAACGCGCTGGTCCGATCCCGACCGCGAATGGCTGGAGGCGAAGGGCGTTCGCGTCCAGTTCCGCGCCAGCCTCGAACGGGACATCGCCGCGCTCCATGAATTCGGCCCCGACCTTGCGATCGGCACGACGCCGGTGGTGCAGCATGCCAAGGCGCGCTCGATCCCGGCGCTGTATTTCACCAACCTGATCTCGGCGCGGCCGTTGATGGGGCCGGCGGGGGCGGGCAGCCTGGCGATGGTGGTCAATGCCGCGATGGCCAATCGCGACCGCTTTGCGAGGATGACCGAGTTCTTCGAAGGCGTCGGGGCGGGGCCGAGCGCCGGGCTATGGACGGAGACGCCGGTCGAGCGGCCGGACTTCAAGGCGAAATATGCGGCGCGGCGGATCGCGGCGGCGAAGGCCGTCGAAGCGGTGGGATCGTGA